CACTGGAAGGAATAGGTCTTAATAAATGTACACTTGCATCAAAAGCACCATGGTCTTGAACATGTGGATTGTAAGCTGTAATGCGCTCTTCTAATTTCCCGGTACGTTTTAAAACTGCCCATCTATTAGCTTCTCCGGCCAATTCCAAAGCTCTCTCATTTAGAATATCGTCTATTGTTACAGAGCTATATTCGTTAGCAACACCAGTTGCACGTTCTCTAACAATATTCATATGGGCTAATGCCGCTGATGGATTGCCCGCACCCAAATAAGCTTCAGCAGCCAATAAGTGTGTTCCTGCTACCCTAAATACAAATGTATCTCGTGCACCATCTGTAGCTTCACTAAAAATTTCATCATCAAACTTCTTGAAAATAGGAAAGTTGGTTCGCTCTGGGTTAAGGGAATATAAATAGTTTACACCAGGGATATTATCTGGCTGTCCAAATAAATACTGGTCAGGTTGGTATACCCAATATCTATCCAAGCGTTCCGCTAATTCAGTGGTATTCAAAGCTACTTTTGGGTAATACACAATAGTATCACCAGCTACAATAGCATCCGGCCCTTCCGGTTCATCACCGTCTGCAAGAATTGCTCTGTGCAACGTTGCTTCGTCCCTGCTATCGTTAGCTGCCAGTAAAGAATAGAAAAATGGCGTAGGCATAGCGTTAAAATCACTAAAACCATACGGAGTAGTTGTTCTGTTCACTCCTGGATAATTGGCCACTTGATTCATAAAAAGGGAATGCTTTGTATTTACCTGATCAGTAGCAAGTCCGTTAGTCCCCCATTGCATGGCAAATAAAATTTCGTCATTTACCTGGTTGTCGTAAGCAAAAACTTCTGCGTAAGATTGGCTCCTTATATCATATGATCCAATAGCATCTTCCGCAAGAGCTGCCGCAGTATTAAAATCATCAGTGCTCCCAAAAGAAGTATAGCCTCTTGTTAAGTAAACTTCCGATAATAAGTGTTGTGCGGCTCTTTTTGAAAACCGACCGGTTTCAGGAGCATCAAGTAAAACTGGAATAGCATCTTCCAAATCACTAATGATCTGAACGTATGTTTCTTCTTCTGTGCTTCTAGCATAATCTGAACGGATAGTAGTAGGTTCATCTAATTCTAGAACTAATCCTCCATATTGCTGAACCATATTGAAAAAGGCCAAGGCACGTAATGCTTTTGCCTGAGCAATACCATACGCTTTTTCTCCTAATTTAGAGTCTGTCCAGCTAATTTGATTTTCATAACGATTGATGGCCGTATTAGCTTTTGCCACCACATTATAATTTTTGGACCATAAAGAGCCTCCTACACCTGAATCAAAACCAAAATAGTCGTTCACCGCAGAAACTGAATTCAATTCACCTTTAACAGTAAACAAATCCGTACCTAAAAACTGCAGATTATAATCCTTATAGACCTCTCTTAGAGTTGAATATATTCCAACAACCAATTGATCGGCCGTGCCTTCTTCAATGAAATTTTCACTTGTTATATCAGAAAAAATATCTTCTTCAATATAACTATCGCATGCACTAAAAGTAACCATACCTAGAAGTATGACGCCAATATGCTTAATTTTTATATCTAGTTTCATCCTAATTTTTTATAATGTTAAAAGGCAAGTTTTAGCCCCAATAAAACTGTTTTTACCGCATAGGTCATATTGTAAGAGTTCTGAAGCGCAGTCTCTGGGTCAGGCCCCTTATAATCTGTAAAAGTGAACGGGTTTTGAACGTCTAACGACATTTTTAACTTAGACATTCTTAACTTGTCTGCTAGTTTTTGCGGAAATTGATACCCCAAACCAATATTACCAATTCTAACAAAAGAAAGGTCTTCGTAAGTCCAACCTGTATCTCCATAATCAGGAATTGGGTAAGCACCATCTGGATTATTAGGAGTCCAGTAATCTAGATCTAAGCTATTAAATACAGCACCATCTCCCGAAGTCGAGAAATTTTGGAAAAACTCAGAATGCCCGTAAGACCCTTGTCTAGTATATACCTGTACATTTAATTCTAAGTTTTTATAATTAAAGGTGTTGGTCATACCTCCTATCCAATCAGGAGAATTTTGACCTAACAACACCTTATCATCCTGATCTATTGTTCCGTCATTATTTTGATCAACAAATTTGTATTGCCCTGGAAGGTCTCCATAAGTAGCAGCCTCCGCAACTTCATCTATTTGCCAAATACCGGCAACCTCTGTATTCCAGATAGCATCAACAGGAGCTCCAATTTTTAATACCCCATGATTTCCAAAAGGAATCTCATCCAAATCACCATCAATCTCTACAATTTCGTTGGTATTCTTGGTATAGTTGAAATTAGTACGCCATGAAAAATTATCCGTTTTAACGTTAACCGTATTTAAGGTTACTTCTATACCACTATTTCGTACAGACCCAAAATTACCAAGAGCGTTACCGTATCCTGTTATATTAGATAAGGTTCTAGCAAGTATACTGCCTTCTGTCTTTTTATTGTAATATTCAAAACCCAAACCAATTCTATTATTAATAACGGAAAGATCTAAACCTAGGTTGTATTCTTTTGAAACTTCCCAAGTTAAATCTTCGTTAGGTAAGCCTGCCACTGTTTTCCCAACGCTTGGGTTCTCTCCAAATAGGTAGTTTGATGCTGATAAAAATGCCAATGAGCTATATGCATCTATTGTGCTATCGTTACCGGCTTCACCATAACTAACCCGGAATTTTAAGTTATTTAACCAATCTGCATTTTGAAGAAAAGATTCTTCGCTTGCTCGCCATGCAAATGCGGCAGACGGAAAGAAATTCCACTTATTCCCGGCCGATAGTTTTGAAGAACCATCATATCTTCCGGTAAACGTAAATAAATATCTGTCTTTAATAGAATAGTTTAAACGACCTGCAAAAGAAGCCAGTGTTTCTTTTTGATAAAAGCTACCAAAATTCCTAATATCCGTACCTCCTTCGGTGTTATAAAAAAGGTAGGCATCCGTATCAAAATCTCGAACCTGTATATCACTACCTTCCTTATTGTTATGATATATAGAAGAAATCAGAGTCGTTTTTAAATTGTGGTTAGGCGCAAGGTCAAAATCAAAATCCAGTATATTATCCCAAGTATAAGCCGTATTAAAATCTGACTGATAGTGCGATTGTATTCTACTTGGATCGTTACGCGATGATTTTGTTAAAAGACCGCGGTACTCACCAAAACGCTGTGAAGTAATGTTAGGTGCAAACTGCGTTTTAAAACTCAACCATTTTGTTGGTTTATAGTTTAAGAATACGTTTGCTATCACATCTAAAGTCTTGGTGTTTAATTGCCAAGCACCCTCTGCATCATAAATAGGATGAACAAAACGAAGATCTTGATCATCTGGGAACAAAATTGGTTCTCCTGCAGAATCGAAAGGATTTACTGTAGGTGCCAAGCGGAGTGTACTCCTAAACAACTCTCTACTGCCTTCTTCACGCTCGGCAAATGCTAAATAGGCCTTTACACCCACAGTAACTTTCTCCGATACTTTCTTTGAAACCGAAGCACTTATATTATAACGTTCGTACCCTTCTATTCCCATAACACCTTCATCATTCAAATATCCTAAAGATGCGTTGTATACCAATCCATTAGTACCTCCGGACATTCCCAAAGTATGACTTGTCTGAATACCAGCTTTTCTATAAAGCTTCATCCAGTCTGTATATCTTCCATTGGCAACATTACTTGCCTCTTCATTAGAGTTTTGAAATTCGGTTGACCGATCAATAGCAACATTATTATAATCAGCAACAGAACCGGTACCTTTCCAAGCTCTAGCTCTTAAAACATCATCTACGAACTGAACATACTCAGGACCATCAAACAGATCCGGTACATTGGTAGCTGTACGAAGACCAAAAGAAGAATCATAAGTAAAAACGGTTTTCCCTTCAATACCATTTTTAGTTGTAATAATAACAACACCATTAGCACCACGGGATCCGTAAATTGCAGTTGCAGAAGCATCCTTTAGAATGTCCATTTGTTCTATATCCGCCGGATTCAAAACATTGATATCTTCAAAGAAAATACCATCTACAACATATAGCGGCTTGGAAAGGTCATCGGCAAGATTATCACTTACCCCATCACGGCCAGCATTATTATTTGTAATTACCGTATTTCCCCTAATTTTTATTGAAAGTGGCGCACCCGGTTTTGAACTTAATGTTCGAACATCTACACCTGCAACCCTACCTTGAATAGCTTGACCTATATCCGTTTTCTTTTGCTCCGTTAGGGTCTCTGTGCTTAATGAAGCGACCGCACCTGTTAAATCACTCTTTTTTACAGAACCATAACCAATAACCACAACTTCATCTAAGCCTGTTGAGGACTCAATGAGTTCAATTGTATAGTTTGAAGAACTGCCCAAAGTGATTTCTTTAGTCTCATAACCAATGTACGAAACCACTAAAATTTTACCGCTATCAGCTACTGAAATGGCAAAATTACCATCAAAATCAGATACAACACCGTTGGTTGTACCTTTTACTAAAACACTGGCACCTGGCAAAGGTACATTTGCCTCATCGACCACTACACCTGTAATTTGTGTCTGCGCCCATGAAACAGTTGTCACCCCTAAAAGGAGGAATGCCATTAAAAGTTTGAGTTTTTTCATTTTAAATAAGTTAGTTGAACATTTGACCAAACCTAAGGTTCTTACCATCCATCATTATGGACATATTCTTCAAAAACATGGATGAATTCCACAACATCCCATTTTACGGGAGCTGACAGGTATGTTAAATACTTATAACGAATTTATAATTTGATAAAAATTCAACTAAAAAGTTACTTATTCATCATTTCTAATGCTCATAATTGCTAAAATGACTTTCACTCTACTTCTTTAGTTTGATGCTATAGCTATGTATATTAAACTCATAAACCAGGCTAAATTCAACAAAAAAACCTCCTAAATTCATATGAATTTAGGAGGCTCCTTGAGTTTAAAAGCAGCATTAAAAATGTAGTCTAATCATTTATAATCTACATCTGAATTATGATGTTTATAATTTTCTTAACCAGATATTTCTGAACTGAGTTTTATTACCATGGTCTTGAAGAGAGATAACATCATCACCATGTGCAGAAGGGTAGTTATGTAAACCTATGTAATAGGTATTGCCATTTATTACTGTATGATTTTGAACCAAGACACCATTATGAAGTACTGTAATTTCAGCTTTTGAATCTAGACTTCCATCTTTTTTAAATCTAGGAGCTCTATAAATTACATCGTATGTGTTCCATTCTAGCGGGCCGCGCATAGCATTTACCAACGGTGCGTGATCTTTGTAGATACTACCTGCTTGTCCGTTACGGTAGGTTCTATTATTATATGAATCCAGAATCTGAAGCTCATATCTGTTTTGCAAAAATAAACCACTATTACCACGTCCTTGGCTTTCTCCTTCAACTTTATCCGGTGCGCTAAATTCAATATGTAACTGGCAATCACCAAACTTCATTTTAGTGCTGATGCCACCAGAACCGGGAACTACTTCAAAATGGTCATTATCTACTATTTTCCATGGTGCTGGTTTTGTGTTGTCTTTCTGACTTGTCCATTGATCAAGGCTACTACCATCAAATAATATAATAGCATCAGAAGGAGCATCTCCTAATACTTTTGCCGGAGTTACTACTGCTACTTCTGGCTCCCAGATTTCTGTCATCTGAGGTTTCATAGGCATTGGTGATACTTCTGGGGGTGTACTTGAGTGTTTTTGCGCTGTTACTTGCAATGAAAATGCAGCTGCAGCCAAGAAGAAAAAATAATTTTTTGAGTTCATAATGATAATTACATTTTGTTTTGGTTCTGTATTATTTTATAAGGAACTAAATATAGTTATAACTAATTAAAAGGGATTTCATCCAAAGGAAAAAACACTCAGGTACTTTTAAGACAAAAGCATTAGAGGCCTGAAAGTACTTTTTTCATTTTTTGGGCGCGCTCCTCTACTTCTTCCGATGACCAGCCTAATTTAACAAGGCATGAAATGGTACGCCCCACCCATTTATCAGATGCTGAAAAATCTGATTTTGAATAGTCTGGTAACTGTTTCTGGACTTCCGCCGGTAATCTACCCAAAGATTTTTTCTCAATTAAATGTTGCCATTCTCGGTAATAATGCCAATTATTATCAAACCAATAAAAACATGCATCAACACCAGCTTTACCTAATTCACCATGTGCTTTTTTAGCCGTTTCCGTATTTGGAAGAAAGAAACTTAAAAAGGCATAACTTTCCTTGCCGCCCTCAGGTACCCTTCTAAATTCTACGTTAGGCAAATCCTGCAATGCTTCCCTTAAAACGGAGTAGTTTTTCTTCTGAATCGCCAAGAACTCGTCCAACCTTTCAATTTGCGCCAAACCTACAGCCGCATGCAATTCTGAAATTCTGAAATTATACCCTAAAAACGGATGTGTCTCCGCTCCCCTATCTTTTCCTACATGATCATGACCGTGATCGGAATAATGGTCGGCATTGATTTTATACGTGTCATTATTTGTAATTACGGCTCCGCCTTCTCCGCAAGTAACGGTCTTTACATAATCAAAAGAAAAACAACCTAAGTCTCCATAACTTCCTAACGGTTTGTTTTCAAAAGTACCTCCTATAGCCTGACAAGCATCTTCTAACAACAATAAGTTATGTTTATCACAGATAGTCTTCAAAGCTTTTAAATCTGCCATTGAACCACACATATGTACAGGCATAACCACTTTTGTTCGCTCTGTTATAGCATTTTCTACAGCTTGCGGGTTCAATGCCAAGGTATCATCTACATCAACCAGAATAGGGACTGCGCCAATTGCTAAAATAGATTCAAAACTAGCCACAAAGGTAAATGTGGGCATTATAACTTCATCTCCAGCACCAATACCTGCACTTGCCAAAGCTACCGTTAAAGCTGCGGTACCACTGCTTACCAGTTGCGTATGTTTCACCTGCATTTTTTCCACTAGTTTTTTTTCTAACTCCAAAGCTTTCCAGTGACCATTTCGCATACCATCAAAACCGTAGCGCATTAGTACTCCTGAGTCCAGTACATCATTTACTTGTTGGCGTTCTTTATCTCCGAATAGTTCAAATCCTGGCATACGTTTTTGTAGGTGTTAGGCGTTAGGCGTTAGGCGTTAGGTAAAAAATTTCAATTTATCTCAATGATGCTCTCTTCTAGATTTTTACGGACTTTTTTAAATTCTGAAAACACATCGTCATCAGCGCGGTAGCCCACCGGAAGTACCAAGACAGAGGTTAATCCATTTTTCTTTAAATTCAATATATCATCATAAACGGAAGGAACAAAGCCTTCCATTGGGCATGAATCTATTTTTTCTAGAGCACAAATAGTCAGCAAATTCCCAAGTGCCAAATACGCTTGGTTTTTGGACCACTGCTCAATCTCATGAACTTCTTTTTTTGAAAAATCGGCCATTAAGGCATTTTTGAACGGATCTAAAATATCTTGGCTCGTACCCCTCACCTTTTTAACCTGTTCAAAATACTTATTGATATATGTCTCATTAATATCATTCTGAATACAGATAACCAACACATGAGAAGCCTGGGCTACTTGTTGCTGGCCGTACGAATGTTCTACCAGCTTATTCTGTAACCCTTTATTATGAATTACGGCCAAAGTAATAGGCTGCAGACCGTAAGAAGTTGCCGTGAGGTTGAAAGCTTGTTTTAAACGTTCAATTTTTTCTTGCGGAAGTATTTTTTCCGAATTAAACTTCTTTACGGCATAGCGCCATTCTAAATCTTTAATAGAATCCAAACTCACTTTATTTATGCTTCCACTTTGGCGGAATATGATGATTAGCTCTATTTAAAGGTAGAATTATATAAAACTTCAACGTATTTATATTTTCTTGGCCAATCTTGTGCAAAAATAGGATAATTATGAAACACAGCCCAATCAACTAGATGCTTGTCTAAAATTAAACCATACCTTTTTTGAAGAGTTTTAAAAGTTGTTTCCTATCTGCGGTGTTTTCAATGTGTTCTTTAATGTCTTCTTTTAGATTTTGCAATTCCATAAAAACTAAAGCCCTATTCTCATCTGAAATGTTTGGTCCTTTAGTTATGAACTGTAGAGCCCCAATTAATTCATGTATTACCGCACTATCTTGTTTTGCATATAGTCTAATGGGCTGAACTATAATACGCATGAGGTCAGTTGCGGTTATATTATTCTTTATTAAAATACACTTCCCGCTTTCTACCGGTTGAGAGGTTATGTGAGGAAATTGAAGATATTTACTCAATAACCTTCCTAATTTAGCAATGGCATCTATAGCTGTACCCGGGTCATTAATACCAGGGGACATGGCCTTTACAGCTATTTCCATTAATTTAATCATTCCACCAACCCCCTTATCATCTTCATGGCGATCAGAAGATATGTCAATACAGAACATAAGATTTTTTAACTCATCATCCAATATCGTTTCCTTGATCCTAAGAATAGGCATTCCTTGCCATAAGTGCTGATTTAGGTATGGTATAACCTCTATCTGGTTTTCTTGTTTCTCTATAGATTTTTTAAGCAATTTGCTATCAAAACCTCTAAAATATCCGGTTTTGTCACTGTTCAGAACTATCCATCCAGAGGTGTCAATATATTGTAATGCAATTTTAGAAACATCCGAATTTCTCAATTCACCATCTGCAAACCCATTACATTTTTCAAAAATCTTGTCAATAATATTCTGTATTTGAATGGCTCCCGAAATACTATGGATAAAGTAAACAAAGAGCCCAATACAAGATACTGATAAAATTGCAGCAAACATGGTAGACAGTCCCACTGTATTGGCATCTATTCCGCGTGCACCAAGAGAAGTTAGAATTATAATGCAGTACAATAATGTACCCACATAGGTCCCTAATATAAATTGATGCTTACTATTAGAGACTAACCCGGGAAGAAGTCTTGGCGAAAAGTTGGAAGAAGCCTGACTCAAAACTACCATAACCATTGAAAAACTAAATACGGTTAGCGAAATGATTCCGCCTATGAAAACGGAAAGAATGGAACGAGCCGTCTCATAATCCTGAATAAACAAGTAGGGGACTTTTTCTTTGATAGACTCTATAATTTTAACGTCTTCCAATGTTAAAGTGACCATAGCTAGAACGACACATAATATGGAAATGAGTACCGGATAAAAAGCAATACTACGCAGGACCTCCCGATAAGTTTTCTGTAAAAATTTTATAATTGTTTTCATTTCTACAATTAAATTTAAGCGTCAATCTAGAGTTACTAGATATTTATAACGTAAACCAATCAGAAAAGTTAGTCTGTTATTTATATCTTGCTGTTTTTATAGAAACCAATATGCGTAATTAAGATATTTAACTTAGGCACTATTGAAAATCTTTATAACTCTAAAGTAAATCATGTCCTCAGAAAAACCACAAGAAAAAGCGCGTCTACACCCACGAAATAAAAATCGGGAGAGATATGATCTAGAGGCTCTAAAGACTTCTAACCCTAAGATAAAAGATTTTATAAAACCTAACCAATTTGGAGTAGAGTCCATTGATTTTTCTAACCCTCAAGCGGTTAAGCTTCTAAACACGGCTTTGTTAAATCATTACTACGGCATAAAAAATTGGGAGTTCCCTGATGAAAATTTATGCCCGCCCATACCTGGGAGAGCAGATTACATACATCATATTGCAGATTTGTTAGGTGACGCCAATTCTGGTACCGTTCCTACAGGTGATAAAATATCTTGTTTTGATGTTGGTATTGGGGCCAGTTGTATTTACCCAATTATTGGAGTTACAGAATACGGTTGGCAATTCTTTGGCTCTGATATAGATCCAAAATCAATTGCATCGGCGCAGCATATTATCAATTCCAATACATCATTAAGAGGCAAGGTGGAAGTTAGATTACAAAAAAGTGCAAGAGATATTTTTCGCGGTGTATTATCGCCCGAACAAAAAATAGATATTGTAATAAGCAACCCTCCTTTCCACTCCTCAATTGAAGAAGCACAAAAAGGAACACGAAGAAAAATAAAGAACCTATCCGGTAAAAAAGTAAAAACACCAGAGCTCAATTTTTCAGGGGTTAACAATGAACTTATTTATGACGGAGGAGAATCTAGGTTTATTGAGAATATGATTTGGGAAAGCAGGAAATTATCCAAAAATTGTTTCCTATTTTCAACTTTAGTATCAAAAGAATCAAACCTTAAACGTATTTACAAATTATTAGAAAAAGTTGAAGCTTATAAAACCACAACAATCCCAATGGGAACCGGTAATAAATCTAGCCGAATAGTTACATGGACCTTTCTTTCTGACGAAGAACAAAAAGAATGGGTCAAAACCAAATGGTAAGCAAACTACCTCAGGTCAAGCCCATGAGGAATTAAAAGGAATACATTTTAATTTCAAGGCAAGCCTCGGAGCGTTTAATCATCATTATCGAGTAAATTCCCTTCCTTACAAAGACAAACCTATATTATATAAATAATTTTACCTTCAACTCTTCAGTATTTTAACTATATTCCCATGAAAACGTGCGAGATAGACATTTTTTGACCTCGAAAAAACACTGAAATCTTCTCAAACACCCTATTTCTAGTACTCATACCACTAATTTTAATTAGCAAATACGCATCAAAATATAAATTACTAAAAATGAATAAATAAGCGATATATAAACATGCTTGCTCAAAAGCAATATTGATTTCACTTTTCTGTTTAATTAACAACCAACTCATAATAAACCAATGACATCTTTCTCTGTAAGTGAAATTAACGACATTCTTAAAGGCGAATTAATAGGCAATACCAATCAAATAATTCAAGGAGCTGAGGAATTAAAAAAAGCAAATAACAATCAAATAAGCTTTATCGGGAGCCCTAAATATTCAAAAATTTGGTCAGATTCCAAGGCTTGTGCCGCTCTAGTATGTCCAAAATCTGTGATTGAACCAGGTGACAACCGTGCTTTTATCAGGGTAAAAAACGTGGATTTGGCCATGGCAGAAATATTAACATTATTTAAACCATCTACACCCGTTTTTGATACGGATATACACCCAACAGCCGTAGTACATGAAACCGCAAAAATTGGCGATGGCTGTAAAATTGGAGCCAATTGCTATGTAGGAAAAGATGTAGAATTAGGAAAAGGTGTTATTCTATACCCCAATGTTTGTGTGTTTGATGAAACTACCATTGGTGAAGGTACCGTTGTATGGTCCGGAACTACTATACGTGAACGTTGTGTTATTGGCAATCACTGTATTTTTCATATTAACGTTAGTATTGGCGCAGATGGTTTTGGATATAGACCTAGTGATGATGGCCGAGGGCTTGTAA
This genomic interval from Zobellia roscoffensis contains the following:
- a CDS encoding RagB/SusD family nutrient uptake outer membrane protein, translating into MKLDIKIKHIGVILLGMVTFSACDSYIEEDIFSDITSENFIEEGTADQLVVGIYSTLREVYKDYNLQFLGTDLFTVKGELNSVSAVNDYFGFDSGVGGSLWSKNYNVVAKANTAINRYENQISWTDSKLGEKAYGIAQAKALRALAFFNMVQQYGGLVLELDEPTTIRSDYARSTEEETYVQIISDLEDAIPVLLDAPETGRFSKRAAQHLLSEVYLTRGYTSFGSTDDFNTAAALAEDAIGSYDIRSQSYAEVFAYDNQVNDEILFAMQWGTNGLATDQVNTKHSLFMNQVANYPGVNRTTTPYGFSDFNAMPTPFFYSLLAANDSRDEATLHRAILADGDEPEGPDAIVAGDTIVYYPKVALNTTELAERLDRYWVYQPDQYLFGQPDNIPGVNYLYSLNPERTNFPIFKKFDDEIFSEATDGARDTFVFRVAGTHLLAAEAYLGAGNPSAALAHMNIVRERATGVANEYSSVTIDDILNERALELAGEANRWAVLKRTGKLEERITAYNPHVQDHGAFDASVHLLRPIPSSELELSDGSLTQNPGY
- a CDS encoding SusC/RagA family TonB-linked outer membrane protein, encoding MKKLKLLMAFLLLGVTTVSWAQTQITGVVVDEANVPLPGASVLVKGTTNGVVSDFDGNFAISVADSGKILVVSYIGYETKEITLGSSSNYTIELIESSTGLDEVVVIGYGSVKKSDLTGAVASLSTETLTEQKKTDIGQAIQGRVAGVDVRTLSSKPGAPLSIKIRGNTVITNNNAGRDGVSDNLADDLSKPLYVVDGIFFEDINVLNPADIEQMDILKDASATAIYGSRGANGVVIITTKNGIEGKTVFTYDSSFGLRTATNVPDLFDGPEYVQFVDDVLRARAWKGTGSVADYNNVAIDRSTEFQNSNEEASNVANGRYTDWMKLYRKAGIQTSHTLGMSGGTNGLVYNASLGYLNDEGVMGIEGYERYNISASVSKKVSEKVTVGVKAYLAFAEREEGSRELFRSTLRLAPTVNPFDSAGEPILFPDDQDLRFVHPIYDAEGAWQLNTKTLDVIANVFLNYKPTKWLSFKTQFAPNITSQRFGEYRGLLTKSSRNDPSRIQSHYQSDFNTAYTWDNILDFDFDLAPNHNLKTTLISSIYHNNKEGSDIQVRDFDTDAYLFYNTEGGTDIRNFGSFYQKETLASFAGRLNYSIKDRYLFTFTGRYDGSSKLSAGNKWNFFPSAAFAWRASEESFLQNADWLNNLKFRVSYGEAGNDSTIDAYSSLAFLSASNYLFGENPSVGKTVAGLPNEDLTWEVSKEYNLGLDLSVINNRIGLGFEYYNKKTEGSILARTLSNITGYGNALGNFGSVRNSGIEVTLNTVNVKTDNFSWRTNFNYTKNTNEIVEIDGDLDEIPFGNHGVLKIGAPVDAIWNTEVAGIWQIDEVAEAATYGDLPGQYKFVDQNNDGTIDQDDKVLLGQNSPDWIGGMTNTFNYKNLELNVQVYTRQGSYGHSEFFQNFSTSGDGAVFNSLDLDYWTPNNPDGAYPIPDYGDTGWTYEDLSFVRIGNIGLGYQFPQKLADKLRMSKLKMSLDVQNPFTFTDYKGPDPETALQNSYNMTYAVKTVLLGLKLAF
- a CDS encoding 3-keto-disaccharide hydrolase, with the protein product MNSKNYFFFLAAAAFSLQVTAQKHSSTPPEVSPMPMKPQMTEIWEPEVAVVTPAKVLGDAPSDAIILFDGSSLDQWTSQKDNTKPAPWKIVDNDHFEVVPGSGGISTKMKFGDCQLHIEFSAPDKVEGESQGRGNSGLFLQNRYELQILDSYNNRTYRNGQAGSIYKDHAPLVNAMRGPLEWNTYDVIYRAPRFKKDGSLDSKAEITVLHNGVLVQNHTVINGNTYYIGLHNYPSAHGDDVISLQDHGNKTQFRNIWLRKL
- a CDS encoding DegT/DnrJ/EryC1/StrS family aminotransferase, which codes for MPGFELFGDKERQQVNDVLDSGVLMRYGFDGMRNGHWKALELEKKLVEKMQVKHTQLVSSGTAALTVALASAGIGAGDEVIMPTFTFVASFESILAIGAVPILVDVDDTLALNPQAVENAITERTKVVMPVHMCGSMADLKALKTICDKHNLLLLEDACQAIGGTFENKPLGSYGDLGCFSFDYVKTVTCGEGGAVITNNDTYKINADHYSDHGHDHVGKDRGAETHPFLGYNFRISELHAAVGLAQIERLDEFLAIQKKNYSVLREALQDLPNVEFRRVPEGGKESYAFLSFFLPNTETAKKAHGELGKAGVDACFYWFDNNWHYYREWQHLIEKKSLGRLPAEVQKQLPDYSKSDFSASDKWVGRTISCLVKLGWSSEEVEERAQKMKKVLSGL
- a CDS encoding nitroreductase family protein → MDSIKDLEWRYAVKKFNSEKILPQEKIERLKQAFNLTATSYGLQPITLAVIHNKGLQNKLVEHSYGQQQVAQASHVLVICIQNDINETYINKYFEQVKKVRGTSQDILDPFKNALMADFSKKEVHEIEQWSKNQAYLALGNLLTICALEKIDSCPMEGFVPSVYDDILNLKKNGLTSVLVLPVGYRADDDVFSEFKKVRKNLEESIIEIN
- a CDS encoding DUF2254 domain-containing protein produces the protein MKTIIKFLQKTYREVLRSIAFYPVLISILCVVLAMVTLTLEDVKIIESIKEKVPYLFIQDYETARSILSVFIGGIISLTVFSFSMVMVVLSQASSNFSPRLLPGLVSNSKHQFILGTYVGTLLYCIIILTSLGARGIDANTVGLSTMFAAILSVSCIGLFVYFIHSISGAIQIQNIIDKIFEKCNGFADGELRNSDVSKIALQYIDTSGWIVLNSDKTGYFRGFDSKLLKKSIEKQENQIEVIPYLNQHLWQGMPILRIKETILDDELKNLMFCIDISSDRHEDDKGVGGMIKLMEIAVKAMSPGINDPGTAIDAIAKLGRLLSKYLQFPHITSQPVESGKCILIKNNITATDLMRIIVQPIRLYAKQDSAVIHELIGALQFITKGPNISDENRALVFMELQNLKEDIKEHIENTADRKQLLKLFKKGMV
- the rlmF gene encoding 23S rRNA (adenine(1618)-N(6))-methyltransferase RlmF, encoding MSSEKPQEKARLHPRNKNRERYDLEALKTSNPKIKDFIKPNQFGVESIDFSNPQAVKLLNTALLNHYYGIKNWEFPDENLCPPIPGRADYIHHIADLLGDANSGTVPTGDKISCFDVGIGASCIYPIIGVTEYGWQFFGSDIDPKSIASAQHIINSNTSLRGKVEVRLQKSARDIFRGVLSPEQKIDIVISNPPFHSSIEEAQKGTRRKIKNLSGKKVKTPELNFSGVNNELIYDGGESRFIENMIWESRKLSKNCFLFSTLVSKESNLKRIYKLLEKVEAYKTTTIPMGTGNKSSRIVTWTFLSDEEQKEWVKTKW
- the lpxD gene encoding UDP-3-O-(3-hydroxymyristoyl)glucosamine N-acyltransferase; this translates as MTSFSVSEINDILKGELIGNTNQIIQGAEELKKANNNQISFIGSPKYSKIWSDSKACAALVCPKSVIEPGDNRAFIRVKNVDLAMAEILTLFKPSTPVFDTDIHPTAVVHETAKIGDGCKIGANCYVGKDVELGKGVILYPNVCVFDETTIGEGTVVWSGTTIRERCVIGNHCIFHINVSIGADGFGYRPSDDGRGLVKIPQIGNVVIGNYVEIGANSCVDRAKFSSTIIGDGCKIDNLVQIAHNSVMGRFCIMAGHSGLAGSVTLGDGVMIGGSASIKDHTTIHSGATVCAGSGVMNDVEAGKTVLGYPAQEARDMLKEWASVRRLIKK